The DNA window caattgcacccaagcaccatcactcagctcgaaagaaagcctttcaccggaagggttaatgaagatgcaaacaagcacttacagaggtttctgaccatgagtacaactttaaaaattgaaggtcatacagaagaggccaagaagctgagaatgtttccattcaccttggcagaagaagcagaagagtggttttattcccttccagcgggcagcattacatcatggggagagatggaaaaagctttcttaaatgagtattttcccgcctcggtatttataaggaagaggtatgacattctgaatttcaagcagaaggagggtgagcccttaggagatgcatacaaaagattcaaaagaattctagtagcatgtcccactcacaatatggacatgactgaacagatgcaagcatttgtcaatgggctcagaatgaaaacaaaacagttaattgatacagcagctggaggctcgacaaatttcacaacagcctcaggcatcatcaaaatcattgaagcaatagctgcaaatgagcatttggaattgtatgacaggtctgctagcaaaccagaaggaatcattgatctcaagctggagacttctaaaactcgggttgaagatgcgatagccgcagaagttgaaaagaaattgaaggctatgaatataggtaaacaacaggtggctcaagttcaacaagctcaacctgtcagctgtgaaatctgtaatggcccacaccaaacggtgtactgttttgctactcccaaacagattgaagaaatcaaattcctaaggcaaaacaacccgtattctaacacctataatccagggtggaagaatcatccaaattttgcttggaaagatcaacaacaacaaggtacccagaaggcagagtgggaagtggcaattgaaagattagctgggcagtgttctcagttccaagaagaaacaagaaacaaccacagaaacactgcggcctcaattaaaaatctggaagttcaagtggggcagatagcacagcatctcactctacaggcacaaggtacccttccgagctcaactgtgaaaaatccgaaagaccaggaGAAGATTAATGcggttactacaagaagtaggagagtagcagaatctgaaaagaaaaaagaaaaagaggaaatagatgaccccatggtaatagaggtggatttggaaataagagagaatccaaaagagccagaagttgtggtaccgccggttaaaccaattgaagaaaaaaataagaaagacgctgaaccTGTGATAAAACTGcccttcccctccagagtgacaaagaagggttcaagagagaaagactttgagaagtttactaaattgttcaaaaagttagaggtaaatctaccattctttgaagcacttgagcacatgcctttgtacaagaaatttatgaaggaggtgttggggaaaaagagatcactaggagaagaaccaaaaattgcaacggaaaagtgtggtatagtctcaacagcaaggaagatcccaataaagaggaaagaccctggggcagtggcgataccatgcactatcaagaatatagcatttaagaaggtactcctcgattctgggtctagtgtgagtttaatgcctttttccattttcaaaaagcttgaattggaaaagattagtgaaagtaagacccagttaaggttcgccgatcacaccgttaagaaatcatatggggtagctgaagatgtactagtggaagttgataaatttgtattccctgttgacttccacatcatggacattccagaagacgaagaaactcctatccttcttgggaggccatttttgtcgacaggccgctgcaacctcgacattgaaaaaggaacgctgacgctgaaatcttttgatgaagaagtaacgttgaagatgttaggagtcaaaagacagagggcggttgtgaatgatcaaacttctgatggtatgacagaaagtaaggaaaagaacaagaagtctaaacatctccaagaaaaagtgtcaagcatagcctcccgggtggaaccatcttatgtagttgtcaaaaatcttaagaaagctaaggaagtcaagaagaaggtggaggagaaagagcaaggaaagaagaagaatgtgggaagtaaattaaagagaaaagcggtgaatgcttttcgtcttcatgagttagtggttgcgaaagtgacaagcaacaaggtttggaaaaggaaataccctccataataaagggtaatggaccgtcgagccatgcgacgttaaacgaagcgcttcgtgggaggcaacccacggttttagtaattaatttctctgtttgtttattttattttcaggaaataaaagaggacgtctctggtgaaagcttggaagtgatcattagagtgcgataccctctgtgagtcacctctctcgaactcgttctgaaacattgaggtcaatgtttagttcaagtttgggggaggctcttctctttgcattttatttttatgttagttttatgttattggtatgatgtgaaaccataaagtgaattctgcccaaatttttaccgaaattttaaactttttttggttgaagaagttttgatcctaaagagcgatcgggaatagtatatagagatgaagcgaggattgtttgaggacaggaagtgcggaataatgtgacaagaggtttgtttaagcacccttggttccctgaaagagatacgagtctaacgtgtagatttgcaccatagtacttgtctcttgagaagtacttctcgagtagtttattgatacagtctggcataattcggattcacttgcatgatggctggttgaaaaaaaaaggagatataaagttggtaccaaatgatgaaaaggcggtaaaaggcaatcggctcgctaagttgggtaaccctcacccggttattcagcccaaaggagattgatccccaaacgtcgtccaaaaggacaatatataactgcaaggtttgaaaatttcatcggtaataaaaagtagccaatgctgctagtttggtgccaggaaaaaataataagaagccttgatccgtctcatgcaggtgatgattattataagaaatgcagtgccttaatatgattgtccgaatgaaagaggaggaaaagcggaaagagacttaagtgcaaagcatagttggagaggtatccgaaacgggagcttgaggattaatgtggtaacaaaactcgtcgcgtcatgtgaatgccaaatcactgtttcttgatcaatacagccagatatctcacgtatgaacaccgtgtgctttgaaggccatgaacttttgtaattgtcgcttgaggtcaagcaacggtttaagtttgggggagtttgatcagtggttttcacacatatttttatcgttgtttttaagtatgtttaagttttgttattgagtgttttatttctttattcgtcattttatgctttggttgtatgttttaatgtttccaggttcatatggagaaaccggagtaaatcagtgcgaaactcggaagttttgaggaagttcagaaaacatgctacaggaggcctgacacgggtggccgtgttgcccaacacgggccgtgtcaggaagacagctgggagcaaagtttgagagaaagggaaaacagtggtgcaacacgggtgcccgtgttgctcaacacggcccgtgttgctaagtctgggaccaatcaataaaaataaatataccaggggaccaacacgggtgcccgtgttgctcaacacggcccgtgttgggtttgacgctgatttcagtgaattttatgattttgttcagtggtttgcctgcaagggtgtttttggtatttccaaccaacttaagtgagtctgcactatttaggagagctttcaagatgaattagggatctttttgccacacgaagaattggaggattgagagaagaagcctatgcaattggagaagaacggagaactctcatgagcggaagccattgaagatcaaagttcatcatctctattgtaatgtctttatttgatatctttgtaatttctttggatgatatgagtagctaaaccccccaatgctagggggtgtccctgattaacatttgtgatgattttgaattctgaatttcaataacatgtttctcttttacattcaatttaatggtataaggtttttaatgctttcctcgtcggaccaactggattgatttatgactgacaattaggattgacctccattgttagggtttttataccattatattatagtagatatcacctaggactagggataccctatagtaaccggattgttcttgattataataatatttgatttgatcactaatttcgaaggactttgggattaggatttcaatgttcaaaagtttgcccactaaggacttaggagcaaatatccttaagaaccggtaattgataagttgaactttgttaatgaaataagggttcagaattgttacatgttaatgcacacacctaccctggcatgttactcatatttggccaattaaacctttttaagtttatttgcaatttaatttgtaatcacaaaaaccaaaaccccaaggctttttgtttaattgaagtgcgactaactctataatctcacgcagtccttgagatcgatattcgggaaattttccctttattactacagaggcaaaatagtacacttgctatttcgCCGATCAGCGGTGATACCTTTCCCTTTGGTCGTCCTCACCCTCGTCCCATCCTTAGAAGTCAGTGTAGTAATTACGCACTGTGGTTTCTTCCCCCGCCGTGGCCCCTAACCCTAGGAGTTTAAGCCAACAAAAGTAAGAAAACCCATTAGGGTATGGAGGTGATCCTCGTCGAAGTTTGTTAGACTCGTCGAAAAATTGCCAGAGCATTTACACTAAATCTATTTAAAACTAAgtgtataattattaattaattaatatagtaCCTATTTAAATTCAAGTACTAAATCAAAAAtgcataatataattaattaatatgtttTAAGAGATTATTTACTATGGATTGTCACCGTAAAAAATTTTACAATACCAATTCAtcactattatatatttatatattattttataaatgattaaaataaaagtcaaatttttataatatttaataagatTGTATAAAATTCTTTTACAGTGTcaatgcattttaattaaattcatcttctaattatataaaataataatgataataatatcttcataaatggaataaaaaatttgaattagTTATGAGTGACATATTCCATAAGATTATAAGTTTCTCACCCTTttgtatgaaaataaaaaataaataaaaaataacaaattaacaaataaatcatacttttaaaataacaaatataatttgataaaatctaaaacaaacacagaaatatgaaattttcttatttaaattaaatttcaaaaCACTATTTTAACAAAGAGCAATGCACTTATGGATGGTGAAAATTCGTCTTCTGGAAAATATATTTCAACAATTTATGCCAAAATAATTTGAAATCTAACAATGTCTTCTGAATTGGATGGCTCGGGTAAACATTATACATTTCAATGTTTCAAGCCTTTCAGACGTAATATTTGATGTTCAAACATATGATAATAGACCAAACATTTGAATTCATTTCCCACAAACCGCAATGAAAAACCAGAATAAATAGTTTTCCCGGTATTATCACCAATAAGCACTCTCCaagaattttgtaaaaaaaatcatCATATGAACACAAAACTTGTTGAAAGTTATGCAGAAAAAAGTAATACAAACAGATCTTATAAGAATGAGCCATGCTATTTTTACACTAAAAAGATACACCTGTATCCTACACCGTAGCAATTGTGTGACTGCTTTAGCACTATTCTGTATTTGCTCttatttcaaaaaattaataaaatattaaacaaaGCAAAAAACACCGTATATTATTCGGTGTAGTGTCACAATTCAGTGTAAGTTTAGCATTCTTGTAAGAATATATTAAtacatgcatatatatatatatatatatatataagcgtaCACTTTTTCTTCATAAACCACAATAAAAAAACAGAATAGGTGGTGATTATAGAGTAATCACCAACTAATGCTTGAAAATAAACATTCTTGAAAATATGCAGAAAGAGAAATACAAATTACACACAACTTAGATACTAAAACAAGAATAGAAACTATATAAAGATAAATAATAGAGTACATATTCTTCAAACTCCGAAACCGTATAGAGTTTTTCCTTGTCTTTTAAGAGCATACACAACATCCATGGCAGTGACAGTCTTCCTCCTTGCGTGTTCGGTATACGCAACAGTGTCGCGAATGACTTTTTCTAAGAACAACCTGAGAACTCCTCTACTTTCTTCGTAGATCAAACCGCTTATCCTCTTGACGCCTCCTCTTCTCGCCAATCTGCGAATGGCTGGCTTCGTGATTCCGCGGATGTTGTCGCGCAGAATCATCCTGTGTCTCTTTGCTCCTCCCTTTCCAAGCCCCTTCATGCCCTTTCCACGACCTGCCATTTTTGCAAGAAAATTTTGAGAAGTACCGTTTGTTCTCTTGGATTTTGAATGTGAAAAAGTAGAAGGTGATTGAGGTTTTTATCTATAATTCCGAGCGGGAAATGAAGAAACCGTttgattcaaaatttaaattataaataaataaggaGGCAAATATGTAACTTGCAGTATGGTTTTATCTAATTGTGTAATGGGATTAGTGGATTATAATGCAGTTAACCATTTTTGGAAGttaatactttttttttatttttttatacgtgttttatttactttttatttaattcatttattatttactttaaattttgattcaattttttattttaatcactataACCAATATTTTATTAGTAACATttacattttcttttttaattaatttattatttattataaaatttggtaggataacttctaaaattataatttactccactttttttctttttattttaatagatTGATTTTGGTAATTTAATAGACATTTGCCCCCCGCCATATAGGCGTGTTTCGGTTTAtccccctattaatttttttttttggattaccccctgtatttttagggtaccccctaagcgtgtaaaaaacagtgaaaatcaggggggtaaatcaaaaaaacaaggTTACAAAGGGTCCTAGGGGGGTAAATCATAGAgcttttcatatttcaagggggcaatccaaaaaaaaaaattaataagggGGTAAACTGAATCTTGCCTATGTGGCAGGGGGGCAAATGTCTATTAACCCTTTTATATTTCCATTACTTTTTACTTTTTAACTTCTAATCTCCAGATAGTGTCTAGGTGGAAACCTCTAGTAAATTACTTCTAGTATGCTCCTTTTGTGAAAGTGTATACACTGGCGGTTCTATGGCCCAGCCAGCCCGGGCATGTTCTTTGTACTCTTTCCAATTCAATGACcaatttttagataaaattaggggcaaaattaataaaaatagagtgtgaaaattaaaacagatgaataaccaATGGTCCAgacccaacccaattaattatttatgaatcaaaacaaaaattaaaaaaaaactcccTTAAAACTAAACAATGATTACAACAGAGGTTCTTGCTAACGAGTGTCCTCAGGGCACTCCTTAAGATACTcaataaagaattttttttttttataaaaattaatatttcaatttctaaTACATTTTTGATGGATTAAATacacacatttttttaaaaaacttaccATTTTAATTACTTAAAGTGTGCTCTTGGAGCACTGGTTAATATTTCCCTAATATATAGGACTTGTCTTATATATTCCTACGtcagtattattttttattattagtcatgactatcataaaaataaacatatatgATAATTCTATAACATGAATGTATTGCTTTgttaaaacatatataaaaaaaagcccaaaaaatatttaatgcatatacttatatcaaaataaataaaagcaaaaacaagtccttttagtttattagaattaatttatttaatcttttgtctaatttacttaatttattctagtgttaaaaaatattttaaataacacaaaaaatattttcttttattattattagattatttattttattaaaaaaatagaaaacatgtaattttatttgattaggtttttattattcaattaattttttatttaattttgttttgctactgtttgtttcttttttttaattacttaatttcTAGTAGTTTATATCCCCTATATAAATTAATTGATAAAACAGTCTACTAAGGAtatgaggtttgtaagctcctccTAAGTTAAACAGTCCATTAAGATAAGATTTGTAAGCTCTCCTCAAGTTCTTTCTTAGTtaagtttattattaaatttaagacaattaaattcattcataaattaaataactCAGAATCTTCTGAGAGTTCAGGTTCACATGCATTCCAATTGCATCAGTCTCTCCTTAAGTAATATATTAGTCTACAAATTTATTGAGTTGACTATGATATTACCGGTGTCGACAACATCCGTTGAAAGAGTTTTTTTCAGCAATGAggattatcaagtctaatttgctcaacaaaatcaataatttgtggttcaatgacttgatgatatgttacatcgagcgggagatattcaagtgaattaaagatgttgatattattcgaacattcaccgcaaagagGTCTTAGAGAGGGCACTTACCTCCTAATTTTATTTAGCACAATATTCGCATGTTAGGTTTCATCTCTCTTATGTAGCACACTTTACgactatttatatatattatgtcacatgtaatttgcaattaaattttttgcccaggctatctaaaattcctggctccgccactgtgtATAGGTATGTCTCTTTGGATGGTAGAGTAATCTTTCTTAATTATGTCCTTAATTTTATCCTTATCCTTTTCTTGTCTATTTTAAAGATGCCTACAAGGTTTGGAAGaagatacataagattcaaggAGGTTTTTTGGGAATGGATGAAAGGGGAGTTTAAAATCATGGGCAACTTGTTTCTtccaaattaaaatacaataattaaAATGAGCTTTGTTCATTCTTTCGAGGATGAAAAATGGAGTCATTAAGCGTAGGCCTCTTACTTCTTCGAGTATTTGGATATTATCGTAGGGCTCACTATACGAATACTCGTCTTTTGCTAAAGGATCGTGACTTTACTC is part of the Vicia villosa cultivar HV-30 ecotype Madison, WI linkage group LG2, Vvil1.0, whole genome shotgun sequence genome and encodes:
- the LOC131649866 gene encoding histone H4-like translates to MAGRGKGMKGLGKGGAKRHRMILRDNIRGITKPAIRRLARRGGVKRISGLIYEESRGVLRLFLEKVIRDTVAYTEHARRKTVTAMDVVYALKRQGKTLYGFGV